One window of the Microtus ochrogaster isolate Prairie Vole_2 chromosome 10, MicOch1.0, whole genome shotgun sequence genome contains the following:
- the Fblim1 gene encoding filamin-binding LIM protein 1, with protein sequence MTDCRQVQRELFSFWEPCALRESGQPFSSSTVGCPPPPPPLNDEDLDLFPPPPPPPSAYLPLPEEEPPALTGTSLISDLEQLHLPPPPPPPLTQLVTACVSPPSDVCGFCHKPVSPRELAVEAMKRQYHAQCFTCRTCRRQLAGQKFYQKDGRPLCEPCYEDTLEKCGKCGEVVRDCIIRAMGKAFHPPCFTCVTCARCIGDESFALDNQNQVYCVTDFYRKFAPVCSVCENPIIPSDGKDAYKIECMGRNFHENCYRCEDCSVLLSVEPTDQGCYPLNDHLFCKPCHIKRSAAGCR encoded by the exons ATGACTGACTGTCGCCAAGTGCAGCGGGAGCTCTTCTccttctgg GAGCCCTGTGCCCTGCGGGAATCTGGGCaacccttctcttcttccactgtagGGTGCCCTCCCCCGCCTCCTCCCCTGAATGATGAGGACTTAGACCTCTTCCCGCCTCCCCCACCGCCCCCTTCGGCCTACCTGCCTCTCCCAGAAGAGGAGCCTCCTGCCCTGACCGGAACATCGCTCATTTCTGACTTGGAGCAACTACacctgcccccgcccccgcctccgcCTCTAACACAG CTGGTGACTGCCTGTGTTTCCCCTCCCTCAGATGTCTGCGGCTTCTGTCACAAGCCCGTGTCCCCTCGAGAACTGGCCGTCGAGGCCATGAAGAGGCAGTACCATGCCCAGTGCTTCACCTGCCGCACCTGCCGCCGCCAGCTCGCTGGGCAGAAATTCTATCAGAAAGACGGGCGCCCCCTGTGCGAGCCCTGCTACGAG GACACTCTGGAGAAGTGTGGCAAGTGTGGAGAGGTGGTCCGAGACTGCATCATCCGCGCCATGGGCAAAGCCTTCCACCCACCCTGCTTCACCTGTGTTACCTGTGCCCGGTGCATCGGGGATGAGAGCTTCGCGTTGGACAACCAGAACCAGGTGTACTGCGTGACTGACTTCTACAG GAAATTTGCCCCCGTGTGCAGCGTCTGCGAGAATCCCATCATCCCTAGCGACGGGAAGGACGCCTACAAAATTGAGTGCATGGGTAGGAACTTCCATGAAAACTGTTACCGTTGTGAG GACTGCAGTGTCCTTCTCTCTGTGGAGCCCACCGACCAAGGCTGCTACCCGCTGAATGACCACCTCTTCTGCAAGCCTTGCCACATCAAGCGGAGTGCTGCTGGGTGCCGCTGA